From the genome of Desulfovibrio sp. JY:
ACCGGAAGGCGCATCGGCCTCTATCCCGAGACCAAGCACCCATCCTATTTCCGTTCCATTGGGCTTGCCCTGGAAGGCCGGCTGGTGGAGATTCTCGAGCGCAACGGCTACAGCGGCCCGGACGCGCCGGTCTACATCCAGTCCTTTGAGATGGAAAACCTCAAGGACCTGCGTCGGATGACCGGGGTGCCGCTCATTTTCCTGCTCGAAGCACCGCAGGCGCGGCCCTACGACTTCGTCCTGTCAGGCGATCCGCGCACCTACGGCGACCTGACCACCCCGGCCGCGCTGGCCGCCATCGCCGCCTTCGCCCAGGGCATCGGGCCCTGGAAGCGGCTTATCGTCCCGGAAGCAAGCGACAAGAGCCTCGGCGCGCCAACGGCGCTCGTGGCCGACGCCCACGCGGCAGGGCTCCTCGTCCATCCCTACACCTTCCGCAACGAAGGGCGCTATCTGGCCCCGGCCTATCACAACGACCCGTCCGCGGAATACCGCCAATTCTTCGCCTTGGGCGTGGACGGCGTCTTTTCGGATTTTCCGGATACGGCCGCAACCGCCCGCGCCAGCTTCTTTCAACCGCCGCAGGCTTTCCCACCCCAACCCGGTCAAAAGGTTTAGGAAAGGGAGAGCGCGAGAGGGGAGAACCCTTTTCAAAGGGTTTCCCCTCTCGCACACTCTTTTCTAATCGTCTTTTCGCCTTAATCGGCGGCGATGGGGAAGTCCTCGACCGT
Proteins encoded in this window:
- a CDS encoding glycerophosphodiester phosphodiesterase, translating into MDFPQPIIIGHRGACGHLPEHTLASYAMAIELGADFVEPDLVATKDGALIARHENEIGGTTDVADKFPDRKTRKVVDGRTVEGFFVEDLTLAEVRTLRAKERLPFRDQSRNGLFPVPTFQEIIGLVRRKERETGRRIGLYPETKHPSYFRSIGLALEGRLVEILERNGYSGPDAPVYIQSFEMENLKDLRRMTGVPLIFLLEAPQARPYDFVLSGDPRTYGDLTTPAALAAIAAFAQGIGPWKRLIVPEASDKSLGAPTALVADAHAAGLLVHPYTFRNEGRYLAPAYHNDPSAEYRQFFALGVDGVFSDFPDTAATARASFFQPPQAFPPQPGQKV